The following proteins come from a genomic window of Deltaproteobacteria bacterium:
- a CDS encoding lipoyl(octanoyl) transferase, translated as MALALETRWLGTVAYDDALARQLAAVEARRAGGPDRLLLLEHPPVVTLGRSAKPENLLTPRAELAARGVAVHEIARGGDVTWHGPGQLVGYVIADLAARGAQDVSLWLRGIEACLIEALAELGVPAKRVEGMTGVFVDDSIPPRSAQAAASATESRAQRGAAERRERGQRKIASIGVGLKGWITYHGFALNVTPDLAGFGDIVPCGLSGVTMTSVARELALTSEFGSAAERSLFASARERVGAAFERALA; from the coding sequence ATGGCCCTCGCGCTCGAGACCCGCTGGCTCGGCACCGTCGCGTACGACGACGCGCTCGCGCGCCAGCTCGCGGCCGTCGAAGCGCGGCGGGCGGGCGGGCCCGATCGTCTGCTGCTGCTCGAGCATCCGCCCGTCGTCACGCTCGGCCGCAGCGCGAAGCCCGAGAACTTGCTCACGCCGCGCGCCGAGCTCGCCGCGCGCGGCGTCGCCGTGCACGAGATCGCGCGCGGCGGCGACGTCACGTGGCACGGCCCCGGGCAGCTCGTCGGCTACGTCATCGCGGACCTCGCGGCGCGCGGCGCGCAGGACGTGTCGCTCTGGCTGCGCGGCATCGAGGCGTGCTTGATCGAGGCGCTCGCGGAGCTGGGCGTGCCGGCGAAGCGCGTCGAAGGAATGACCGGCGTGTTCGTGGATGACTCGATCCCGCCAAGGTCCGCGCAGGCGGCCGCAAGCGCGACGGAGTCGCGCGCGCAGCGAGGCGCAGCCGAGCGAAGGGAACGCGGCCAGCGCAAGATCGCGTCGATCGGCGTGGGCCTGAAGGGCTGGATCACCTACCACGGCTTCGCGCTCAACGTGACGCCCGATCTCGCCGGCTTCGGCGACATCGTGCCGTGCGGACTCTCTGGCGTCACGATGACCTCGGTCGCGCGCGAGCTCGCCCTGACAAGCGAGTTCGGCAGCGCGGCGGAGCGCTCGCTCTTCGCGAGCGCGCGCGAGCGCGTCGGCGCGGCATTCGAGCGGGCGCTCGCGTGA
- a CDS encoding 2-oxo acid dehydrogenase subunit E2: MAIAVRVPELGESVANGTIARWFVKEGDRVERDQPLVEITTDKVDAEIPAPAAGVVTALLASEGEVVNVGAEIARIEEGASAGASAPAAKPAPSAPADDAPRATPMAKRVAADAGVDLAGVSGSGVSGRVMKADVIDRIAAAPPPPELVAAAAAPAKAPAPAKKSAAARAQQDADTKARFGSYAIQEGDRVVPMSPLRKLVADHMVYSKRTSPHVGTVAEIDMGGVAAVRDAQKKAFEAAHGFGLTFLPFIVHAAVRALREYPALNASVLEDAIVEKRDIHIGIATETDKGLVVPVVRNADRLSLAGLAAAIEDLSSRARSKKLTADELKGGTFTISNPGRKGNLYGFAIINQPQVGILRMGEMVKRPVVRSVAGQDAIVIRPMMHLALSYDHRAVDGAPANGFLYRVRELLEAAEFDL; encoded by the coding sequence ATGGCGATCGCGGTCCGCGTCCCCGAGCTAGGTGAAAGCGTCGCCAACGGCACCATCGCGCGTTGGTTCGTGAAGGAAGGGGATCGCGTCGAGCGCGATCAGCCGCTCGTGGAGATCACCACCGACAAGGTGGACGCCGAGATTCCCGCGCCGGCGGCCGGAGTTGTTACGGCGCTGCTCGCCTCGGAGGGCGAGGTGGTGAACGTGGGCGCCGAGATCGCGCGCATCGAGGAAGGCGCGAGCGCGGGTGCGAGCGCCCCGGCTGCGAAGCCCGCACCGAGCGCGCCCGCCGACGACGCGCCGCGCGCGACGCCGATGGCGAAGCGCGTGGCCGCGGACGCGGGCGTCGATCTCGCGGGAGTTTCCGGCAGCGGCGTTTCGGGCCGCGTGATGAAGGCCGACGTGATCGATCGCATCGCCGCCGCGCCTCCGCCGCCCGAGCTCGTGGCCGCCGCGGCTGCTCCCGCAAAGGCGCCCGCGCCCGCGAAGAAGTCCGCAGCTGCGCGCGCGCAGCAAGACGCGGACACGAAGGCGCGCTTCGGCAGCTACGCGATCCAAGAGGGCGACCGCGTCGTCCCGATGTCGCCGCTGCGCAAGCTCGTCGCGGACCACATGGTCTACTCGAAGCGCACGAGCCCTCACGTCGGCACCGTCGCCGAGATCGACATGGGCGGCGTCGCCGCGGTGCGCGACGCGCAGAAGAAGGCGTTCGAGGCGGCGCACGGCTTCGGCCTCACGTTCCTCCCGTTCATCGTGCACGCCGCGGTGCGCGCGCTGCGCGAGTACCCCGCGCTGAACGCTTCGGTGCTCGAAGACGCGATCGTCGAGAAGCGCGACATCCACATCGGCATCGCCACCGAGACCGACAAAGGCCTCGTCGTGCCGGTGGTACGGAACGCCGATCGCCTCTCGCTCGCGGGCCTCGCGGCGGCGATCGAGGATCTGTCGAGCCGCGCGCGCAGCAAGAAGCTCACGGCGGACGAGCTGAAGGGCGGCACCTTCACGATCTCGAATCCGGGGCGGAAGGGGAATCTCTACGGCTTCGCGATCATCAACCAGCCGCAGGTCGGCATCCTGCGCATGGGCGAGATGGTGAAGCGCCCGGTGGTGCGCAGCGTCGCGGGCCAGGACGCGATCGTGATCCGCCCGATGATGCACCTCGCGCTCTCGTACGATCACCGCGCCGTCGACGGCGCCCCCGCGAACGGCTTCCTCTACCGCGTGCGCGAGCTGCTCGAGGCGGCGGAGTTCGACCTGTAA
- the lpdA gene encoding dihydrolipoyl dehydrogenase, protein MSSSSFDLAVIGAGPGGYVAAIRAAQLGMRVAVVEADRLGGVCLNWGCIPSKALLTGAELVENLTQHGATFGVSASGITLDYGKLIDHSRATADRLNKGVTSLFKKNKIEWLHGRGRLDGANRVVVTGAGERAIDAKHVLLATGSSEWAQPSIPIDGVRVLTSREALESRRVPGTLLVIGAGAVGMEFAYVYAMYGAQVTMVEMADQMLPGADKEVAATVAREFAKKKIAVRTSTKFEQLKIEGSGVRVTVSKNGASEELTFDQVLVAIGRRALSSDLGLESAGVTLDARGFVQVDEHFRTAAPSVSAIGDVIGGALLAHKASEQGIQTVELIAGARKHAHAFHIPFCIYAQPQVAWIGLTEEQARAKYGEVRVGKFPFTASGKAIAAAHTAGFAKILAEPKHGEIVGAHIVGHGATDLIAEIGLAMTLESTTAEVASTCHAHPTLSEAILESALAAEGRAINF, encoded by the coding sequence GTGAGCAGCTCGAGCTTCGACCTCGCCGTGATCGGCGCCGGCCCCGGCGGCTACGTCGCCGCGATCCGCGCCGCGCAGCTCGGCATGCGCGTCGCCGTCGTCGAGGCGGATCGGCTTGGCGGCGTGTGCCTCAACTGGGGCTGCATCCCGTCGAAGGCGCTCCTCACCGGCGCGGAGCTGGTGGAGAACCTCACGCAGCACGGCGCGACGTTCGGCGTGAGCGCGAGCGGCATCACGCTCGACTACGGGAAGCTGATCGATCACTCGCGCGCGACGGCAGATCGGCTCAACAAGGGCGTCACGTCGCTGTTCAAGAAGAACAAGATCGAGTGGCTACACGGGCGCGGTCGGCTCGACGGCGCGAACCGCGTGGTCGTCACGGGCGCGGGCGAGCGCGCCATCGACGCGAAGCACGTGCTGCTCGCGACGGGCTCTAGCGAGTGGGCGCAGCCGAGCATTCCGATCGACGGCGTGCGCGTGCTCACCTCGCGCGAGGCGCTCGAGTCGCGGCGCGTGCCGGGCACGCTGCTCGTGATCGGAGCGGGCGCGGTGGGCATGGAGTTCGCGTACGTCTACGCGATGTACGGTGCGCAGGTCACGATGGTGGAGATGGCGGACCAGATGCTGCCGGGCGCGGACAAGGAAGTGGCCGCGACCGTGGCGCGCGAGTTCGCGAAGAAAAAGATCGCGGTGCGCACGAGCACGAAGTTCGAGCAGCTGAAGATCGAGGGCTCGGGCGTTCGCGTGACCGTCTCGAAGAACGGCGCGAGCGAGGAGCTCACGTTCGATCAGGTGCTCGTCGCGATCGGGCGGCGCGCGCTGTCGAGCGATCTCGGGCTCGAGAGCGCGGGCGTCACGCTCGACGCGCGCGGCTTCGTGCAGGTCGACGAGCACTTCCGCACCGCCGCGCCGAGCGTCTCCGCGATCGGCGACGTGATTGGCGGCGCGCTGCTCGCGCACAAGGCGAGCGAGCAGGGCATCCAGACCGTCGAGCTGATCGCGGGCGCGCGCAAGCACGCTCACGCCTTCCACATCCCGTTCTGCATCTACGCGCAGCCGCAGGTCGCGTGGATCGGGCTCACCGAGGAGCAGGCGCGCGCGAAGTACGGCGAGGTGCGCGTGGGCAAGTTCCCGTTCACGGCTTCGGGCAAAGCGATCGCCGCCGCGCACACCGCGGGCTTCGCGAAGATCCTCGCCGAGCCGAAGCACGGCGAGATCGTGGGCGCGCACATCGTCGGCCACGGCGCGACGGACCTGATCGCCGAGATCGGCCTCGCGATGACGCTCGAGTCGACCACGGCCGAGGTCGCGTCGACCTGCCACGCGCATCCGACGCTGTCGGAGGCGATTCTCGAATCCGCGCTGGCCGCCGAAGGCCGCGCGATCAACTTCTAA
- the nuoB gene encoding NADH-quinone oxidoreductase subunit NuoB yields the protein MALQTITDQGDRVSPLKRADDLVEILRQGNDSFITTRADAVLNWARKYSMFLYPFVTACCGMEFMSAAGPRYDIDRFGAALPRFSPRQADLLMVVGTISHRNAPILKKVYDQMAEPKWVMAFGACTCSGGPYNNYAVVQGIDTIIPVDIYVPGCPPRPEAVLDGVIKLQARIQAERVDAQGRHKEIDELPPRQVEKPVA from the coding sequence ATGGCGCTGCAGACGATCACCGACCAAGGCGACCGCGTTTCGCCGCTGAAGCGCGCCGACGACCTCGTCGAGATCCTCCGCCAAGGCAACGACTCGTTCATCACCACGCGCGCCGACGCCGTCCTCAACTGGGCGCGCAAGTACTCGATGTTCCTCTACCCGTTCGTGACGGCGTGCTGCGGCATGGAGTTCATGAGCGCCGCCGGCCCGCGCTACGACATCGACCGCTTCGGCGCCGCGCTGCCGCGCTTCTCGCCGCGCCAGGCCGACCTGCTCATGGTGGTCGGCACCATTTCACATCGAAACGCGCCGATCCTGAAGAAGGTCTACGACCAGATGGCGGAGCCGAAGTGGGTGATGGCGTTCGGCGCCTGCACCTGCTCGGGTGGCCCTTATAACAACTACGCCGTGGTGCAGGGCATCGACACGATCATCCCCGTGGACATCTACGTGCCCGGCTGCCCGCCGCGGCCCGAAGCGGTGCTCGACGGCGTGATCAAGCTGCAGGCGCGAATCCAGGCCGAGCGCGTCGACGCACAGGGCCGCCACAAGGAAATCGACGAGCTGCCGCCGCGCCAGGTAGAAAAGCCGGTCGCCTAA
- the hemH gene encoding ferrochelatase, translating into MGVDRAARARQRLPVRAGRREDRRPLLPRLPLVLELRRHLRLAARGLVVHDRGVVVRALRARVRADQVPLPDAHDALRARDDLRRRRVHGAAHTRVRDGRCRAAHERRVDLAALPRRVRRALAVARRAAACEPRVTTGVLLAQLGTPASPAVRDVRRYLREFLSDPRVIDLPAPARWLLVNAVIAPFRAPKSAHAYQAVWTPAGSPLLVHSRGFAEALQRELGDGFRVALGMRYGAPRLADALAELCDAGVSRIVAFPLYPQVAESSSGTAIAAIRDAAAKRTSAPPLAFVPAFFAQAGFIAAVAEQTRAVIERARCDHLLLSYHGLPERHVRAADPTRSHCLASGTCCDAPPASVLASCYRAQCFATTRAIRAALALPSERVTTSFQSRLGRDPWIKPWSDEELPRLAARGVKRLAVACPSFVADCLETLEEVGIRAREQWLALGGEELALVPCVNADSSWVRAAAELVRTSR; encoded by the coding sequence ATGGGGGTGGACCGCGCTGCCCGCGCTCGCCAGCGCCTACCAGTTCGCGCAGGCCGACGCGAAGACCGACGACCACTTCTTCCTCGGCTTCCCCTCGTACTGGAACTTCGTCGCCATCTACGCCTGGCTGCTCGAGGCCTCGTCGTTCACGACCGCGGCGTGGTTGTTAGGGCTCTCCGCGCTCGTGTTCGTGCCGATCAAGTACCTCTACCCGACGCGCATGACGCGCTTCGCGCGCGCGATGATCTTCGGCGCCGCCGCGTTCACGGCGCTGCTCACACTCGCGTGCGCGACGGGCGATGCCGCGCTGCGCACGAGCGCCGCGTGGATCTCGCTGCTCTACCCCGCCGCGTACGGCGCGCTCTCGCTGTGGCTCGGCGGGCTGCAGCGTGCGAGCCGCGCGTGACCACGGGCGTCCTGCTCGCACAGCTCGGCACGCCCGCGTCGCCCGCGGTGCGCGACGTGCGCCGCTATCTGCGCGAGTTCCTCTCCGACCCGCGCGTGATCGACCTGCCCGCGCCCGCGCGCTGGCTGCTCGTGAACGCCGTCATCGCGCCGTTTCGCGCGCCGAAGTCCGCGCACGCGTATCAGGCGGTGTGGACGCCCGCGGGTTCGCCGCTGCTCGTGCACTCGCGGGGGTTCGCCGAGGCGCTGCAGCGCGAGCTCGGCGACGGCTTCCGCGTCGCGCTCGGCATGCGCTACGGCGCACCGCGCCTCGCAGACGCGCTCGCGGAGCTGTGCGACGCGGGCGTGTCGCGCATCGTCGCGTTTCCGCTCTACCCGCAGGTGGCCGAGTCATCGAGCGGCACCGCGATCGCCGCAATTCGCGACGCCGCGGCGAAGCGCACAAGCGCGCCGCCGCTCGCGTTCGTCCCCGCGTTCTTCGCGCAAGCGGGCTTCATCGCCGCGGTCGCGGAGCAAACCCGCGCCGTGATTGAGCGCGCGCGCTGCGATCACCTCTTGCTCAGTTACCACGGCCTGCCCGAGCGCCACGTGCGCGCCGCGGACCCCACGCGATCGCATTGCCTCGCGAGTGGAACGTGCTGCGACGCACCGCCCGCAAGCGTGCTCGCGAGCTGCTACCGCGCGCAGTGCTTCGCCACCACGCGCGCGATCCGCGCCGCGCTCGCGCTGCCGAGCGAGCGCGTCACCACCTCGTTCCAGTCGCGCCTCGGCCGCGACCCCTGGATCAAGCCCTGGAGCGACGAGGAGCTACCGCGGCTCGCCGCGCGCGGCGTGAAGCGCCTCGCGGTCGCGTGCCCGTCGTTCGTCGCGGACTGCCTCGAGACGCTCGAGGAAGTCGGCATTCGCGCGCGCGAGCAATGGCTCGCGCTCGGCGGCGAGGAGCTCGCGCTGGTGCCGTGCGTGAATGCGGACTCGAGCTGGGTGCGCGCGGCGGCGGAGCTGGTGCGCACGTCCCGATGA
- a CDS encoding enoyl-CoA hydratase/isomerase family protein: MTEPVIEVARAGRIATVTLRRAERRNAVTPAMMQALIDAARGFAADEETRAVIFRAEGRDFSVGADLQQQRPAKNAKPPSLVMRRRGAELGAALMHAIEEIHQPTICAVQGIATGAGACITSACDFRVGADDARIGYGEVKLGINLMWNAVPLCVRLVGAARAKRMIASGKLFDAATLERWGYLDEVVPRAELDAAAQRWAEEYAALPPLAVQMIKRSVNHVAGALDRAVMHMDADQWLLASQSDDFREAVTAFFAKRKPEFSGN; the protein is encoded by the coding sequence GTGACGGAGCCTGTCATCGAGGTCGCGCGCGCGGGTCGCATCGCGACCGTCACGCTCCGGCGCGCCGAGCGCCGCAACGCGGTGACGCCCGCGATGATGCAGGCGCTGATCGATGCCGCGCGCGGGTTCGCGGCCGACGAGGAGACGCGCGCCGTGATCTTTCGCGCGGAGGGGCGCGACTTCTCGGTGGGCGCGGACCTTCAGCAGCAGCGCCCCGCGAAGAACGCAAAGCCGCCGAGTCTCGTGATGCGCCGCCGCGGCGCAGAGCTCGGCGCGGCGCTGATGCACGCGATCGAGGAGATCCACCAGCCGACGATCTGCGCGGTGCAAGGCATCGCGACCGGCGCGGGCGCGTGCATCACGAGCGCGTGCGACTTCCGCGTCGGCGCCGACGACGCGCGCATCGGCTACGGCGAGGTGAAGCTCGGCATCAACCTGATGTGGAACGCGGTGCCGCTGTGCGTGCGACTCGTCGGCGCCGCGCGCGCGAAGCGCATGATCGCGAGCGGCAAGCTGTTCGACGCCGCGACGCTCGAGCGCTGGGGTTACCTCGACGAGGTCGTGCCGCGCGCGGAGCTCGACGCGGCCGCGCAGCGCTGGGCCGAGGAGTACGCGGCGCTGCCGCCGCTGGCCGTGCAGATGATCAAGCGCAGCGTGAACCACGTCGCGGGCGCGCTCGATCGCGCGGTGATGCACATGGACGCGGACCAGTGGTTGCTCGCGTCGCAGAGCGACGACTTCCGCGAAGCGGTGACGGCGTTCTTCGCGAAGCGGAAGCCGGAGTTCTCAGGGAACTGA
- a CDS encoding DUF1761 domain-containing protein: protein MPEISWLATLVATVLAFALGGLWYGPLFGKAWMAEHGFSEEQLTKDFNPAKTYGLTAVLAALSAVVFGIFLGLLGEHSGLFAVGFGFSAGLFWVAASIATNYLFERSTLTLFLINGGYHVVRFTLMGAAFGFLG from the coding sequence ATGCCCGAGATTTCTTGGCTCGCCACGCTCGTCGCGACCGTGCTCGCGTTCGCACTGGGCGGCCTTTGGTACGGCCCGCTGTTCGGGAAGGCATGGATGGCCGAGCACGGCTTCAGCGAGGAGCAGCTCACCAAGGACTTCAACCCCGCGAAGACCTACGGCCTCACCGCAGTTCTGGCGGCGCTCAGCGCGGTGGTGTTCGGAATCTTCCTCGGCTTGTTAGGCGAGCACAGCGGGCTCTTCGCGGTCGGCTTCGGCTTTTCCGCGGGTCTCTTCTGGGTCGCCGCTTCGATCGCCACGAACTACCTGTTCGAGCGCAGCACGCTCACGCTCTTCCTGATCAACGGGGGCTACCACGTCGTGCGCTTCACGTTGATGGGCGCAGCGTTCGGCTTCTTGGGCTGA
- the hemG gene encoding protoporphyrinogen oxidase: MSESDRDAVVIGAGAAGLGAAHALKRRGRDVLVLEAREAPGGAMRTVTQDGFTFERGPNSLRIGAPLLELLRETRAEALVEKAGPASRARYLLRPEGLVAVPLSPLAFATTRLVSARGKLRLLAEPFTPRGDGARETVAQFVARRLGPEALEKLVAPFLTGVYAGDETQLGANAVFPSLVRFERERGSIVGGALASLFARAPRGLAGSLSARGGLGALAAAIAGALGDGAVRCSAPVREIARDGTAWRIALEREVIRARTLVLAAEAPAAAQLLAALDPEASRAAASVAYVPIASVSLDVDPSALRTQLAGFGFLVPRDMQLDLLGALFMSQLFAGRAPAGRELVTALIGGARWPSVLDASDDEIARRVFAGLDRALGLHATPRVLAASRWVHAVAQPGANHAALAAALRARVAASPSFQLAGGWLDGVALGDAFASGLAAGARAD; the protein is encoded by the coding sequence GTGAGCGAGAGCGATCGCGACGCGGTCGTGATCGGCGCCGGCGCGGCGGGCCTTGGCGCAGCGCACGCGCTGAAGCGCCGCGGGCGCGACGTGCTCGTGCTCGAGGCACGCGAGGCGCCAGGCGGCGCGATGCGCACCGTTACGCAAGACGGCTTCACCTTCGAGCGCGGACCGAACTCGCTGCGCATCGGGGCGCCGCTGCTCGAGTTGTTACGGGAGACGCGCGCCGAGGCGCTCGTGGAGAAGGCGGGACCTGCGAGCCGCGCGCGCTACCTGCTCCGGCCCGAGGGCCTCGTCGCCGTGCCGCTCTCGCCCCTGGCATTCGCCACGACGAGGCTCGTGTCTGCGCGCGGCAAGCTGCGCCTGCTCGCCGAGCCGTTCACCCCGCGCGGTGACGGCGCGCGCGAGACCGTGGCTCAGTTCGTCGCCCGCCGGCTCGGGCCCGAGGCGCTGGAGAAGCTCGTCGCGCCCTTCCTCACCGGGGTCTACGCGGGCGACGAGACGCAGCTCGGCGCGAACGCCGTGTTCCCCTCGCTCGTGCGCTTCGAGCGCGAGCGCGGCTCGATCGTAGGCGGCGCACTCGCATCGCTGTTCGCCCGCGCGCCGCGGGGCCTCGCAGGCAGCCTCTCTGCGCGCGGCGGCCTCGGGGCGCTCGCCGCGGCGATTGCGGGCGCGCTCGGCGACGGCGCCGTGCGCTGCAGCGCGCCGGTGCGAGAGATCGCGCGCGACGGCACCGCCTGGCGCATCGCGCTCGAACGCGAGGTGATTCGCGCGCGCACGCTCGTGCTCGCAGCGGAGGCGCCCGCCGCAGCGCAGCTGCTCGCAGCGCTCGATCCGGAAGCGTCGCGCGCCGCGGCGAGCGTCGCGTACGTGCCGATCGCGAGCGTCTCGCTCGATGTCGACCCGAGCGCGCTGCGCACGCAGCTCGCGGGCTTCGGCTTTCTCGTGCCGCGCGACATGCAGCTCGATCTGCTCGGCGCGCTCTTCATGTCGCAGCTCTTCGCAGGACGCGCGCCAGCGGGTCGCGAGCTCGTCACCGCGCTGATCGGAGGCGCGCGCTGGCCGAGCGTGCTGGACGCGAGCGACGACGAGATCGCGCGGCGCGTGTTCGCGGGCCTCGATCGCGCGCTCGGTTTGCACGCCACCCCGCGCGTGCTCGCGGCTTCGCGCTGGGTGCACGCCGTCGCGCAGCCGGGCGCGAATCACGCGGCGCTGGCCGCAGCGCTGCGCGCCCGCGTCGCAGCGAGCCCGAGCTTCCAGCTCGCGGGCGGCTGGCTCGATGGCGTCGCGCTGGGCGACGCATTCGCGAGTGGCCTCGCGGCGGGCGCACGCGCGGATTGA
- the hemE gene encoding uroporphyrinogen decarboxylase: MLRACRGEPVDRPPVWLMRQAGRYLPEYRAARAGQAFLDSCRDVERAVEISLQPLRLVGTEAVVFFCDIFVPVLGLGVDVDFAPGPVITPPIRTRAQVDALTRFEPESVAYVFEILRRLRKELAATQTPLIGFAGAPFTLATYLVEGRGDPTRKYTSLRELAAREPATLAALLEKLAEMTVTYLNAQIDAGAQVVQLFDTWAGALSEPEYRALVLPHTRAIAQGIRREKAPLILYMNDAPHLVDAMLDGGADVISVGGAVDFASAARKAGRLASVQGNLDPHELARPREEIFARVREIAAAGRAARGHVMNLGHGCLPETPVEGVRAFTDAVRALAPASA; encoded by the coding sequence ATGCTGCGCGCCTGCCGCGGCGAGCCGGTGGATCGCCCGCCGGTGTGGCTCATGCGCCAAGCGGGCCGCTACCTGCCCGAGTACCGCGCGGCGCGCGCGGGGCAGGCGTTCCTCGATTCGTGCCGCGACGTCGAGCGCGCGGTCGAGATCTCGCTGCAGCCGCTGCGCCTCGTCGGCACCGAGGCGGTGGTGTTCTTCTGCGACATCTTCGTGCCCGTGCTCGGGCTCGGCGTCGACGTCGACTTCGCGCCCGGCCCCGTCATCACTCCGCCGATTCGCACGCGCGCGCAGGTCGACGCGCTCACGCGCTTCGAGCCGGAGTCCGTCGCGTACGTGTTCGAGATTCTGCGCCGCCTGCGCAAGGAGCTGGCTGCGACGCAGACGCCGCTGATCGGCTTCGCCGGCGCGCCGTTCACGCTCGCGACGTACCTGGTCGAGGGCCGCGGCGACCCGACGCGCAAGTACACCTCGCTGCGCGAGCTCGCCGCGCGCGAGCCGGCCACGCTCGCGGCGCTGCTCGAGAAGCTCGCCGAGATGACCGTCACGTATCTCAACGCGCAGATCGACGCGGGCGCGCAAGTGGTGCAGCTCTTCGACACCTGGGCGGGCGCGCTCAGCGAGCCCGAGTACCGCGCGCTGGTGTTGCCGCACACGCGCGCGATCGCGCAGGGCATCCGCCGCGAGAAGGCGCCGCTGATCCTCTACATGAACGACGCGCCGCATCTCGTGGACGCGATGCTCGACGGCGGCGCCGACGTGATCTCGGTGGGCGGCGCGGTCGACTTCGCGAGCGCGGCGCGCAAAGCGGGACGGCTCGCGAGCGTGCAGGGCAATCTCGATCCGCACGAGCTCGCGCGCCCGCGCGAGGAGATTTTCGCGCGCGTGCGCGAGATCGCGGCGGCGGGGCGCGCGGCGCGCGGGCACGTGATGAACCTCGGCCACGGCTGTTTGCCGGAGACGCCCGTGGAAGGCGTGCGCGCGTTCACCGACGCGGTGCGCGCGCTCGCGCCCGCGAGCGCCTGA
- a CDS encoding acyl-CoA dehydrogenase family protein, giving the protein MDLALTEDQELIAKTAADFVKEKSPVSRFRALRDSRDVTGFSRALWKEMAELGWVGLAFPEEHGGAGLGFAELAVVLEELGKTLAPEPFLSTVLMGGQALLLGGSDAQKQAWLPKLCSGDAIVTLAHQEARSRYDVHHVETRAEKAGAGWKLTGEKVQVLDGHVADALIVPARVSGAASDAAGISLFLVTKGAAGLSVTRQTRLDSRGAAIAKLEGASGELLGAEGQGGALLARVIDRATIGLCAEMLGGMEQAFALTVEHLKTRKQFDVPIGSFQALKHRAADVFIELELAKSVVMAAARAVDENSEELARLASLAKAKCSDAYVLAANEGVQMFGGVGMTDEYDIGLYMKRARACELTFGDAAFHRARWASLGGY; this is encoded by the coding sequence ATGGATCTCGCGCTCACCGAAGACCAAGAACTCATCGCAAAGACGGCGGCAGACTTCGTGAAGGAGAAGTCGCCGGTCTCGCGTTTCCGCGCGCTTCGCGATTCGCGAGATGTGACGGGGTTCTCGCGCGCGTTGTGGAAGGAGATGGCGGAGCTGGGCTGGGTGGGGCTCGCGTTTCCGGAGGAGCACGGCGGTGCAGGGCTCGGGTTTGCGGAGCTCGCGGTGGTGCTCGAGGAGCTGGGCAAGACGCTGGCGCCGGAGCCGTTTCTCTCCACCGTGCTGATGGGCGGGCAGGCGCTCTTGTTAGGCGGGAGCGACGCGCAGAAGCAGGCGTGGCTGCCGAAGCTGTGCAGCGGCGACGCGATCGTGACGCTCGCGCATCAAGAGGCGCGCAGCCGCTACGACGTGCACCACGTCGAGACGCGCGCCGAGAAGGCTGGCGCGGGCTGGAAGCTCACGGGCGAGAAGGTGCAGGTGCTCGACGGCCACGTCGCCGACGCGCTGATCGTGCCGGCGCGAGTGTCGGGCGCCGCGAGCGACGCCGCGGGCATCTCCCTGTTCCTCGTGACGAAGGGCGCCGCCGGGCTCAGCGTGACGCGGCAGACGCGCCTCGATTCGCGCGGCGCCGCGATCGCGAAGCTCGAAGGCGCCAGTGGCGAGTTGCTCGGCGCCGAGGGGCAGGGCGGGGCGCTGCTCGCGCGTGTGATCGATCGCGCCACGATCGGCCTGTGCGCCGAGATGCTCGGCGGGATGGAGCAGGCGTTTGCGCTCACGGTCGAGCACCTGAAGACGCGCAAGCAGTTCGACGTGCCGATCGGCTCGTTCCAGGCGCTGAAGCACCGCGCGGCGGACGTGTTCATCGAGCTCGAGCTCGCGAAGTCGGTGGTGATGGCGGCGGCGCGCGCGGTCGACGAGAACAGCGAGGAGCTCGCGCGGCTCGCCTCGCTCGCGAAGGCGAAGTGCTCGGACGCGTACGTGCTCGCGGCGAACGAGGGCGTGCAGATGTTCGGCGGCGTCGGCATGACCGACGAGTACGACATCGGCCTCTACATGAAGCGCGCGCGCGCCTGCGAGCTCACCTTCGGCGACGCCGCCTTCCACCGCGCACGCTGGGCGAGCCTCGGCGGCTATTAG